A single Tissierella sp. DNA region contains:
- the rplI gene encoding 50S ribosomal protein L9, translating into MKVILLKEIKGLGKEGDLVNAKDGYARNFLFPKGDAIEATPGNLKKWKENKEKEAERKENEHKEALALKTKIENINVVIQGKSGEGGRLFGSITSKDIADALKSQHKIDIDRRKIELKDNIKSLGTTSVDVKVYPEVTAKLSVNVKEQ; encoded by the coding sequence ATGAAAGTAATATTATTAAAAGAAATAAAAGGATTAGGTAAAGAAGGAGACTTAGTAAATGCAAAGGATGGATATGCTAGAAACTTCTTATTTCCAAAGGGTGATGCTATAGAGGCAACACCAGGTAATCTAAAGAAGTGGAAGGAAAACAAAGAAAAAGAAGCAGAAAGAAAAGAGAATGAACATAAAGAAGCTTTAGCCCTAAAGACTAAGATAGAAAATATTAATGTAGTAATTCAAGGGAAATCTGGAGAAGGTGGAAGACTTTTTGGTTCTATTACTTCCAAGGATATAGCTGACGCTCTAAAATCACAACATAAAATTGATATAGATAGAAGAAAAATTGAACTAAAGGATAACATTAAATCTCTTGGAACCACATCCGTAGATGTAAAGGTATATCCAGAGGTAACTGCAAAGTTAAGTGTTAATGTAAAAGAACAATAA